The Paenibacillus sp. FSL W8-0426 region ACCATGCATCGGGTTCCGGTCTCCTGATGCCAATGCCATTTACGGTTCAGATGTATGTCTGTTCAGGTTGTTTCCAGGTTCAGTATAGTCTTGCTGAAGAAGATCGGATGCGTCTGATTCAAAACCTGAGTGCTCGTAAATAGCAGCAAACGCGTAATTCACTGAAAATCGTATAGACTTCCAGAGGTTTCATCATGTTTTTCTTCACCTTGGGGCAGGTTAACGTTATGACTGCCTGCTACCTATATTTCAGGTGGATGAAGGAGGAAGCAGATGAAGGTTACTCTGGGCCGACAATCCATTCTGCTGCTTGGCGTGAATGGATTGTTTGCGTTAGCCGGGGCTTTGTCCGGAACATTTCTGAATGTCTACTTGTGGAAAAGCCGGCCCGATTACAGCATGCTGGGATGGTTCACCGTGAGTCAACAGCTTACTCTTGGCGCAACATTCTGGCTTGCCGGAAAATGGGTCAAGGAACATGACAAAATGATCGCTTTGCGTCTGGGCACCGGGTTATCGGGCTTGTTCTACATGCTTGTCCTGTGGGCGGGGCCAAAGGCGGTGGATTGGATCTGGCCGCTGGGCATCCTGCTCGGCTGTTCATTGGGGTTGTTCTGGCTTGCCTTTAACGTTGTATATTTTGAGGTGACTGATCGTGAAAACCGGGATTTGTTCAACGGATGGGTGGGGCTGCTGGGCTCCGTGACGGGCATCGTTGGTCCTTGGTTCTCCGGTTTGATCATCTCACGGATGGCTGACAATTCCGGGTACCGGCTCATATTTACAGTATCGCTTGTCATCTATGTCATTGCCGTCGTGTGCAGCTTTTTCCTGAAAAAAAGAAAGGTCAGCGGTACATACTGTTGGACGGAACCGCTGAAGCAGTTATCCCGTAAGGGCAGCCCCTGGAGACCAATTGGCGTGGGGTTGATCGCTCAGGGGGTGCGAGAGGGTGTTTTTGCATTCTTGATCGCACTGCTCGTATATGTCGCCACCCAACAGGAGTATAAGCTTGGGCAATTCTCATTGATCACTTCATCCGTCGCGCTGGTGAGCTACTGGGCCGCAGGAAAATGGTTCAAACCTCGTTACAGGTCTATGGGGATGCTGTCCGGAGCGATATTGTTGTTCTTGGTTCTTCTGCCTCTATTATGGAAGGTTGGTTACGGCACCTTGCTGTTCATGGGAATCGGTTCGGCCATCGGCATGCCGCTGTACATGCTGCCGATGATTTCGGCAGGTTTCGATCTGATGGGGACAAGTGACGAAAACGTGGAGAAAAGAGTGGAACTTGTCGTATTGAGAGAGCTATGCCTCATGACCGGAAGACTGTTGGGGTTGGCATCGTTTTTGGTCATCGTTCAGAGTCAGCCATCGTTGCAAGAGATGGTATGGTTGATCGTAGGCCTGGGTGCATTTCCGCTTGTGGGATGGATTGCCATCCGCAGTTTGCTTAGCACGCATGATCCGAGGGCACCTCAGCGAAAATAAAAGAATAACAGGGTACTTGCGCCGAGTTCAGTTCTCGGGCAAGTACCCTGTTTTAGTTTGCTCCATGGCTTATTTCCATGATGCGGGAGAGGGTTTGTTGGTTCGTGTAAGTGAAAAGAGCTCCATATCTCCGTTTGGAGTACCCGTAACGGCGTCTGCCAGTATGGAGGCTGCAATCATGCTGTATACCGTCCCATTCCCTCCGTAACCCTCAAGAAAATAGGAATGAGGGAATTCCGGATGGGGGCCGATTAATGGCAGCCCGTCATGGGTATTGCCGAATACGGCCCCCCATGTGAAATCGACTTCCAGGTCTGGCAGAGGGAAGTACGCACGAACCTTCTTCAAGAGTTGTTCGCCGCAATGCTTGGCTCGGTGTTCTCTCTGATCCTTGCGCGGCAAATCTTCATCCATCCCGCCAGCCACGATTCTTCCGTCCATCGTTGTCCGCATGTATGTGTATGGAAGCGCGGATTCCCAAATGAGATAGCGGTCATACCAACTGCTGAGATCCGGCAAAGGTTTGGTTACAATGACATAGGAAGTCTGGAGATAGGCCGTTTGATCCTTCTTGATGGACTGGGTTTCGTATCCTGTCGCAAAAATCACTTTGCGAGCATGAATCCGTCCACCCGGCGTATGGCACAACACGCCGTCTTTGAGGAAATCGCAATGGATCATGGCCGTTTTTTCGAAGATCCGGACCCCTTTTTTCGCAGCGGAATGAAACAAACCGTGTACGAAACGAAACGGATTCACCTCGGCATCGCCTCGGGTTAAAAGAGCAGCTGGTTTGCTAATCGAGAGGTGCTTGTTAATAAGGCCGGCATCCCAAAACGCTGCGTCGAAACCGTATCGCTGCAAAGTCCGGGCCTCTTTCTCCAGTATGTGAATGTCTTCTTGACTGCTGGCAAAGCGAAGACTATTTCTTGGGATGAAACAAGGATCCGTATCCAGCGTACCCGCGAGTCGTTCGAGCTGCGCCATGGCATCCCGGCAAAGTTCGTAAAACCGGACGCCGGTATATTCGCCGAATGTATGGATGCAAGAGGTCAACGTTTTGTCATTTGTGTTTTGCAGCAGACCGGCACTGGCCAAACTGCTGCCGTGAGCAATGTTTCTTTTTTCAATGACGACCGTATCCACCCCCTGATCGGCAAGCAGCCGTGATGCTAATGCGCCTCCCATGCCGCCACCGATGATGAGGCAATCGCATGTAAGATCCGTTTGCAGCACAGGGTATGTTGGCGCATCGGTCATCGTGGAAGGCCAGAAGGGCGTACCATATACAAGTTCCAAGAGGGGCAACTCCTTTTCGGTAAGGGATTCTGTATACTTTCGGAAGACAAGGTAAAAATAATCCCGCATGCACTTCAGGTTAAGGAGGATCATTCCTATGCAACATGCGCAAATCCAGGCACTCAGTCCCAAAGAGCTGAATTACATCGCGGACTCCATTTCCAATGAGGAACTGTTGATCAAGCAGTGTGCGGCAACGGCCTCAACCACGCAAATTGCACAAATCCAGCAAGCTTTGAACCAGTACGTTCGCTCCCATGAACAGCATTTGAACACGCTGACTGCCGCGCTGCATCAGCATCAGTCCATTGCTCCTACGCAACCCCAGTAAGGCCCAAAATCAAAAACGCTGAAGGAGGAAGCCCTGTGTATTCTCAATCTTTGTCATCCGGGGGAAGTTTTATGCAGGAACAAGACCTGCTCAGTTCGATTCTCGCAAACCTGAGACGCACGGCGCGCGAGTATACGACCGCCACAACGGAAGCGGCTTGTCCGGCGGTTCGCCAAATGTTTATGGATTTGACGAACGATACGCTCAGGCTGCAGGGCGAGCTGTTCAATCTGATGCAGCAAAACAATATGTATTCCGCTTCGTCGAAGGCGCTCCGCCAGGACATAGACAAGCAAATCCAGTCTGCCCATCAGGCGCAGCAGAAATGCCAGCAGTTCGTGCAGGAGAAAAGCACGCAATCTGCCACGTACAACCATGCACCCAACGTTCCGCAGCATCCGGCAAATTACGGCAATCCCTATTACGTGTAATTTCCCGGAATGAGTTTTGAATCCGAAAAAAGCAGAGCATACCACCGCTTGCCCGAATTCCGAGCAGGCGGTTTTTGTGTTTGCACAGACGTTAAATTCATGTAATATTAGTATTAATTCATTTTCAGGAACCTGATAAGTGCTGGAGGGAAAGGCATGAAGGATTTGAACGATTTGCAATTGAAAGTTCTCGATCTGTTGAAGGAAGATGCTAGAAGAACTCCTGCATTGTTGTCGACACTGCTCGGCGAACCGGAGGAACATATCAAAAAGGCTGTCGAGGAACTGGAGCAAGAACACGTCATCGTGAAGTACGCCACGGTCGTAAACTGGAGCAAAGTGCACGACGAGAAGGTCACGGCGTTGATCGAAGTGCAAATTACGCCTGAACGGGGGCGCGGTTTTGAAGGGATTGCGGAGCGGATCTATCTGTATCCTCAGGTCAAATCCGTTTACTTGATGTCTGGCGCGTATGACCTGCTCGTCGAAGTCGAGGGCGGCAACCTGCGCGAGGTAGCCAATTTTGTGTCGGAGAAGCTGTCTCCCATCGATTCGGTCCTTTCGACCAAAACCAACTTTATTCTCAAAAAATACAAGCAGGACGGGATTATTTTCGAGGACCATCAAGAAGATAACCGTCTCATGATCTCGCCGTAAAGGAAGATGTGTCATGATATTGAATGAACAGACAACAGGAAGCACCAAAACCATGAATTCATATTTGTCGCCACTGGTTCAGCAAATTCCTCCTTCCGGCATCCGCAAGTTTTTCGACTTGGTCGGAGACAACAAGGATATCATTACGCTAGGGGTCGGCGAGCCGGATTTCATCACGCCGTGGCATATGCGCGAAGCGTGCGTGTATTCGTTGGAACGCGGCATGACCAGCTACACCTCCAATGCGGGCATGCCCCAGCTGAGGGAGGCGCTCAGCGAGTATTTGGATACTCAATTCCATACGAAATATGATCCAAAAAACGAAATCATCGTAACGGTCGGCGGCAGTGAAGCCATTGACTTGGCCTTGCGCGCGCTCATCGTGCCAGGAGACGAAATTTTGATCCCGGAGCCGTCGTATGTAGCGTATTCTCCCATTGCTTCCATAGGCGGCGGCGTGCCGGTCGGCATCGAAACGTATGCGAAGGACCAGTTCAAACTTACGGCAGAAGCGCTTGAGGCCAAGATCACGCCTAAATCCAAGGTCGTCATTCTCTGTTATCCAAGCAATCCGACGGGAGCGATCATGACGCATGAGGATTGGCTGCCGATCGCTGAGGTAATCAAAAAGCATGATTTGATCGTCATCGCGGATGAAATTTATGCCGAGCTGACGTACAACCAAAAACATGTCAGTTTTGCAGCCGTCCCCGACATGAAGGATCGCACGATTCTGGTCAGCGGTTTTTCCAAAGCATTTGCCATGACGGGCTGGAGAATCGGGTACATGTGCGGGCATCCCGAGTTGATCTCGGCGATGCTGAAGATTCATCAATATACGGTGATGTGTGCGCCGGCCATGGGTCAGGTAGCTGCTTTGGAGGCATTAAGGAACGGAATGGCCGAAAAAGACCGGATGGTGGAATCGTATAACCAGCGGAGACGATTGATCGTGCAAGGATTCAGAGACATCGGTCTCGATTGTCACGAGCCTCAGGGCGCGTTCTATGCGTTCCCGAGCATTCAAAAGACGGGGCTCAGCTCGGACGTATTTGCCGAACGCCTATTGACGGAGAACAAGGTAGCCGCCGTGCCAGGAAACGTATTTGGGCCTCAAGGTGAAGGCTTCTTGCGGTGTTCCTATGCGACATCTGTCGCGCAGTTGAATGAGGCATTGGATCGGATTGGGAATTTTGTCCATAAAGTGTTGAAAGAGGGATAACAGATTGTAGCAAAAGCTGTTGATGTTACATTTCGGATATACGGAAAAAATAACTTTCTTTTACAAGATTTTATGATATAATTTCATTTTGAAATAAGTTTTCATAAAATTGAAATGAAATCCATTCCAAGGAGGGTTAGCTTTGTTCTGTGTTGAATATGATTTACCGACGAATCGTGGACATTATTTGGCAGAAGGCGATCATGGCGACCGATGGTCGGTGAACCCTGAGCACGCATCTTTGCATAACGTTTCCTTGGAAGAAGAGATCCATATGTTGCGATGCAAAATGGAACAGTTATTTTTGGAGGAGAAATCCTTCACTTCGGATATCGTTATTGAAATCAGCAGCTTGCTCGATCTGAAAATCAACGAATATTACATGAAGCAGAAACCGACAAAAGGCAAATAATTTTGTCCTTGAGCGAAAACGTTACCTGTAAGGAAATGAGACCCCCATCCGGGGTCTTTTTTGATGATCGTTGAGAAAAGACAAATGATACAAAATGGTCTTGTAAAAGGCATAAGAGGCCTGGACGGGCACGCTGTTTTTGCGAGTGGGATAATTGTGATATATTTGTAGTTAGGAGAATAGAGGGGGAATGGGGATGAAAAGGTTTTGGGGAATGCTGTTCATCGTTTCGATCGTTTTGATGCTGTCCGGATGTGGCGGCAAGGATGGTTTTACCATTTTCATCATTGATAATCAAGGTAATCCGTCGGTCATTTCCGAACAGCTGCAAACCAATTTGCAGCAAAAACTGGGTGAAGAACCGAAGGTTGAAGTCATTACTAGCGCGATGTACGACGTGCAAAAAATTTTGGTCGAGTATGCGGCCGGTGGACATGACATTTTCATCTTGCCCGAGGCAGACATGAAACAATATGGAAAAAGCGGGTCCAATGTTCCGCTGGAAGATACGTTTGATGCCGAGAAATACAAACGGGGCGTGTTTGACGGAGGCGTCCTGGTTGAGCAGGGCGAGGGAGACAACGGTTCCGACATCAAAACAGAATCTCATCTCTACGGTATTCCGCTGGAGGAGATGCAAATGTTCAAGGACGTGAAATATGCGGCCAGCAATTTGTTTGCCACGATTCCGGTGTCCGCTTCCAATGTGGATGAGGCCAAAAAAGTTTTGAAGGCGTTGACAGAATAAGAGAGCTTCCATTCAAACACATCGACAGAGGAGGAGAGCGGATTGCTGATAACGGTCACAGGCGGCGTCGGCAGCGGCAAAACCCGGTTTGCCCTCGACTATGCAGCCCGGATTAGCCGGGAAGGGATCTATTTGTCCACAGGCGACCATGATCCAGTGAATCCGGAGCTGCCGTCCGCTCATTACCGGGCCATATCGGCAGTGAAAGGGCCCCAATTGGCCCAGGTTATTGATCAGATCAACCGGGAATCGAATCTTTATTTGGCGGATCAGCGCATTCTTATTGTGGATAGCCTAACCGCATGGATGGCGGCGAGCTTCGACGTCTGTGACAATCTGAACGAACAGAGGAACGATACCCAGAAATTGCTTGGCGCATTGCTTTCGTACCAGGGCAAACTGCTCGTCATTACGAACGAAATGCATGCATCGCTGCAACCTTCCGAGAAAGAGCGAGTTTTCGCAGCTCGCATGGCGTCCGTGAACCGGATGCTTCAATCTCACTCGGATCGGATGTTTATGCTCGTTTCAGGGCTGGCCATTGATTTGAAATCACATGCGCTGCGATATGAATAAATGTTGAACCCATGTAATAAGCCTCGGCCATTCCACTTAGGGAGGGACCGAGGCTTTACTCATGTATATCCGTATCTATTTAAGCGAGTTTGTTACTTGCGGGATTTGATCCGTTTGATCCACCAGATGACAAAAATAATGGCGGCAATCGCAACAATGACATAAACAACCAGTGAATAGACATCCATGAACTCCAAAATGCTCTCCCACGATGCGCCAAGCGCGGCGCCGACCGAAACAAGGATGATGTTCCAGACCAGTGTGCCAATCGTTGTAAAGAGAATAAACAGGCCAAATTTCATGTTGGACATGCCTGCCGGAATGGAAATCAGGCTGCGAACCAGCGGCACCATGCGGCAGAACAATACCGTCCATATCCCATACTTGTCGAACCAAGCATCGACGCGGTGGATATCTTCCTTCTTGATGCGCAGGATATGGCCCCATCGATCCACGATTTTTTCCAGGCGTTCAACGTCGATCAGCAGCCCGATGCCGTACAGGATGATGGCACCAAGCACCGAACCGATCGTTGCCGCGATAATAACGCCGGGAAGGGTGAGGCCGGTATAGGTGGTCATAAATCCGCCAAAAGGCAAAATAATTTCCGAAGGAATGGGCGGGAACACGTTCTCCAGGGCAATGATCAACGCAATGCCGATGTATCCGTATTGTTCCATGAAATCGGTGATCCAGTTTTGCATAATCGTCTCCTCTACTATAAAATGACATAGATTTGGCGCGCATTCGCAGAACATACCAATTGTGGTATACGTATAGGGCCTGAGGTTGGTTTCTGAAAATTTGCATTTCCGTCACACCCGCAGGTCAAGTATACTGGTAAAGTTGAGGACAAGAAGAATGTAGTCGATCTTACCCATGCTCATGGGAACGCTGACGTTAAAGATTTAGCCAATGGAGGGATCAAGATGGGCATATATACAAGAACCGGTGATGAAGGGCAGACTTCGGTGATCGGAGGACGAGTGGTCAAGGACGACGATCGGGTGGAGGCTTATGGCACGATTGATGAGTTGAACTGTTTTGTCGGTCAGGCCATCAGCCTTATCGATGATGCAAAGGGCTCGTTCGAAGACCTGAAAGAACAGCTGTCGGAGATTCAACAGGAGCTGTTTGATTGCGGCTCCGATCTGGCGTTTGTCAACATTACGGAAAATCGGTATAAAGTAAAAGACGACAAGGTTGCGCGGCTGGAGCAATGGATTGATCTGTTCGATACCGAAAATCCGAAAGTGGAGCGGTTCATCATTCCTGGGGGCACCCTGCTGTCTTCTGCGCTTCACGTATGCCGTACCGTGTGCCGTCGTGCCGAACGCCGGGCAGTCACGCTAGGGCAGCATACCGACATCAATCCGTCTGTGCGTCGTTACTTGAACAGGCTGTCGGACTATTTCTTTGTGGTTGCCCGGACAGCCAATGCAAGACAGCAGGTACAGGATGTTGAATACGTTCGCAGCAAAAAGGTTTTCCGCCGCAAAGAGGCAAAGAGTGAGGAATGAACGGCAAAGGAATGAAAAGGAACCAATGAACGGTTATTACACACCAATCACATACACGGTATCCGAGCAGGAGGAAGGTTGGCTGCTGAAGACGGTACTTCAGCGACGCCTTCACGTATCGCGCAAACTTCTGTCACGACTGAAGCTGACAGAGCACGGCATTATGTTGAATGGAGAGCGAGTGTATATCAGCGTCAAGGTGGCTGCAGGAGATCTCGTCGAAATTCGGATGGAGCAGGAGGAGTCGGATGATATTCTTCCCGAAGAACTGCCTTTTTCCATTTTATATGAGGATGAGCACCTGCTGATCGTAAACAAGGATGCAGGCATCATCGTACATCCTACGCATGGTCACTATACGGGAACGTTGGCGAACGGCGTCGTGCATTATTGGAAAGCCAAAGGCGAACGTGTCCGTTTTCGTCCGGTGCATCGGCTGGATCAGGAAACGTCGGGCGTGCTGGCCATTGCCAAAAATCCGTATGTGCATCAGCATGTGTCGGAACAGATGATAGCAGGCACGGTAGACAAGCGTTATATCGCTTTTGTGCACGGCAGCCCTACCCCAGAAGAAGGGACGATCGACGGTCCGATCGACCGCGACCCCGAGGAGCCGCATCGCCGGATCGTCACGTCGGACGGTTACCCTGCCCGTACGCTCTATAAGACATTAGCGAAATGGGATGGAGGAACGGCGAGCGAAGTGAGCCTTAAGCTGGAAAGCGGCAGGACGCATCAGATTCGCGTGCATATGACGTCGATCCACTGCCCGCTGATCGGGGACAGCATGTACCAAACATTGCCGGACGCGGGCATTGACGCCCGAACGGTGGCCTTGCGAGCTGAGCGGGACGGTTGGATCGATCGGCAGGCTTTGCATGCATGCGAGCTGTCGTTCGAGCATCCGATTTTGCGTAAGCGAATGACGTTCCATGCCCCGCTTCCTGCAGACTTGCAGGATCTGAAGCAGCGCTTGCAGCAAGAGAACGAGAATACGGAGGAACAGGAATCATGAGCCGATTGAAAGTTTATCAATATGCCAAATGCGGCACCTGCCGCAAAGCGGTCAAATGGCTGGAAGGCAAGGGGCACGAGTTGGCATTGGTGCCGATCTTTGACGCCCCTCCTTCCGAGGCGGAACTGAAACAATTCATCGAGCTGAGCGGGCTTGAAGTGAAGAAGTTTTTCAACACCAGCGGTGAGGTCTACAAGGAGCAGCAGCTCAAAGACAAGCTTCCGGGCATGTCGACGGACGAGCAAATTCGTTTGCTTGCATCGAATGGCCGCCTTATCAAACGTCCCATCGTCACGGACGGAACAAAGGTCACTGTTGGATTCAAGGAAGAGACGTTCGAGCAGGTATGGAGTTAGGTTTGAAGCATGCCCTGATCGACAAGACGTTTCCGGTATCGTCCAAAAAACAGGGCTTTTTTGGCTGGCCGCCGCTTGGCGGAACTATGCTATAATGTTAGAATTATAGCGGTCATTTTTTGATATAGAAGACAGGAGAGATTAATTCGAAGTGAATCAACGTAATGAACCTACTTTGTTGCTGGTAGACGGTATGGCAGTGTTGTTCAGGGCGTTCTATGCGACATCTGCGAGCGGATATATCAGACGTACAAAGGCAGGATTGCCGACCAACGCGGTGTACGGGTTTATCCGTTACTTCTGGGATGCGGTCCAGACTTTTGGGCCAAGCCATGTCATCTGCTGCTGGGATATGGGAGGCAAGACGTTTCGCGGTGAGGAATATGCGGCATACAAGGGGAACCGGGCGGAAGCGCCGGATGATCTGATTCCCCAATTTTCGCTGATTCGTGAGGTCATGGACAGTCTTGGCGTTCCGAATATCGGGGCTCAAGGCTTTGAAGCCGACGATTGTATCGGTACCCTCGCCAAATACTACACCGAGCAGAACAACATGAACGTCATGGTGTTGACCGGGGATCATGACATGCTGCAGCTGATCAATGACCGGACAAGCGTGATCATCATGAAAAAGGGACACGGCAATTACATGGTATACACTCCCGATTCCTTGATGGAAGAGAAGCAGCTTGCCCCGCGTCAGATCATTGACATGAAGGGTCTTATGGGCGATGCCAGCGACAATTATCCGGGCGTTCGCGGCATTGGCGAGAAGACGGCGCTCAAACTGGTGCAGGAGTACGGCTCCATTGAGGGAATTTTGGATAATTTGGATCAATTGACGCCTTCGGTCCGGAAAAAGATCGAGAACGATCTGGACATGCTTCATTTATCCCGCAGATTGGCAGAGATTCATTGTGAAGTACCCGTAGCTTGCGCATTGGATGTATGCGAGTTCCAACTTGACCCGGATGCGGTCATGGACAAATTCGAGCAACTTGAGATGAAGAGCCTCGGCTCTTGGATGGGAGTGGCGACAGGTTGAGCAGCATGAACACGCGAGGAATCGGCAAAAAGTGGTGGACCGGGGCAATGGCCCTGATCCTGGCTTTGCCGGTATTATTGTCAGGAGCCGTGGGCGCTCCCGAAACAGCAGAAGCCAAAGCGGCAATCAGCACCAAAGTACAAAAAGTGAAAACGGCAGGACGCACCTTTACGGTGCAAACGGTCAGCATTCCGAAAGGAACGCCGGTGACGGTGGGACTTGCCAAAAAACAAGTGGGACAGACAGCTACGCTGCCATCGATCGTAAAGGCTTACGGTGCGCAAGCCGCGATTAACGGAGCTTTCTTCGAGGCCTATAACGGGGCGCCGGACCCATACGGCATGTTGATTGCCAATAGCAAAGTGATACATATCGGAAGATACGGAACAAGCATCGGTTTCAAAGCGGACGGCACGGCGATCATGGATTCATTGCAGGTGAGCCTGACGGGCAAGGTTACCGGCAAAGACGGCAAGCCGCGCAGCTGGTACGCTACCTTTGTCAACCGCACGCCTGCGGCAGATGCCAACATCAGCATGCTGTATACGCCGGAACGAGGCGGCAAGGTCGGATTCAAAGGCGGGATCGCCGTGGTGATCGAAAAGGGGATCGTGACCAAGAAATTAACAAACAATAACGTCTCCATTCCGAAGAACGGGTCGGTTCTGGTCTTTACAGGCACGCTGAAGTCCATGGCAGACCGTTTTGATGTGGGCTCTGCCGTAGAGATGAACTATAAATACACGAATGCCTCAGGCAAGGAGATTCCTTGGGAAGATGTTGTGACAGCGGTAGGAGCCGGTCCACGTTTGGTAAAAGACGGGAAAGTGGCGGTGAATCCGGTGAGCGAGGGCTTTAAGGATACCAAGATTCTGAACGCTTCAGGCGCTCGAAGCGGAATCGCCATCATGGCGGACGGCTCCGTAATGCTGGCTACCGTTCCGGGAGCCACGATCAAGGAGTGGGCTGCCGTCATGCAGAAGCTTGGAGCCAAACAAGCGATGAACCTGGATGGCGGAGCCTCTTCAGGCCTTTATGCCGGCGGCAAGATGCTGACTTCCCCCGGGCGGTTGCTTAGCAATACCCTTGTATTCGGCGGTTCGGTGAAATAAAACGGAGAAGCATAGGAGGTTGTCATGATGAAGATGACGCATCATCCGAAGTCAGATCAGGCTGGCCCAGCCGTGCTTGCGGTCAACGTTGGGCAGCCCCGGCCATTGCCTGGCCAGAAGCGGGAAGTTTTGAGCGGCATCGTGAAAACGCCCGTGTCGACACAGGTATTCCTGTCGTTCACCGGTTTGGCCGGGGATGGCCAGGCCGACCTGGTGCACCATGGCGGACCGGACAAGGCGCTCTGCGTTTATGACTACAGCCGTTACCCGGCTTTGGAGCAGCTGATGGATCGCAGGCTTG contains the following coding sequences:
- a CDS encoding MFS transporter produces the protein MKVTLGRQSILLLGVNGLFALAGALSGTFLNVYLWKSRPDYSMLGWFTVSQQLTLGATFWLAGKWVKEHDKMIALRLGTGLSGLFYMLVLWAGPKAVDWIWPLGILLGCSLGLFWLAFNVVYFEVTDRENRDLFNGWVGLLGSVTGIVGPWFSGLIISRMADNSGYRLIFTVSLVIYVIAVVCSFFLKKRKVSGTYCWTEPLKQLSRKGSPWRPIGVGLIAQGVREGVFAFLIALLVYVATQQEYKLGQFSLITSSVALVSYWAAGKWFKPRYRSMGMLSGAILLFLVLLPLLWKVGYGTLLFMGIGSAIGMPLYMLPMISAGFDLMGTSDENVEKRVELVVLRELCLMTGRLLGLASFLVIVQSQPSLQEMVWLIVGLGAFPLVGWIAIRSLLSTHDPRAPQRK
- a CDS encoding FAD-dependent oxidoreductase — encoded protein: MELVYGTPFWPSTMTDAPTYPVLQTDLTCDCLIIGGGMGGALASRLLADQGVDTVVIEKRNIAHGSSLASAGLLQNTNDKTLTSCIHTFGEYTGVRFYELCRDAMAQLERLAGTLDTDPCFIPRNSLRFASSQEDIHILEKEARTLQRYGFDAAFWDAGLINKHLSISKPAALLTRGDAEVNPFRFVHGLFHSAAKKGVRIFEKTAMIHCDFLKDGVLCHTPGGRIHARKVIFATGYETQSIKKDQTAYLQTSYVIVTKPLPDLSSWYDRYLIWESALPYTYMRTTMDGRIVAGGMDEDLPRKDQREHRAKHCGEQLLKKVRAYFPLPDLEVDFTWGAVFGNTHDGLPLIGPHPEFPHSYFLEGYGGNGTVYSMIAASILADAVTGTPNGDMELFSLTRTNKPSPASWK
- a CDS encoding spore coat protein yields the protein MYSQSLSSGGSFMQEQDLLSSILANLRRTAREYTTATTEAACPAVRQMFMDLTNDTLRLQGELFNLMQQNNMYSASSKALRQDIDKQIQSAHQAQQKCQQFVQEKSTQSATYNHAPNVPQHPANYGNPYYV
- a CDS encoding Lrp/AsnC family transcriptional regulator — encoded protein: MKDLNDLQLKVLDLLKEDARRTPALLSTLLGEPEEHIKKAVEELEQEHVIVKYATVVNWSKVHDEKVTALIEVQITPERGRGFEGIAERIYLYPQVKSVYLMSGAYDLLVEVEGGNLREVANFVSEKLSPIDSVLSTKTNFILKKYKQDGIIFEDHQEDNRLMISP
- a CDS encoding aminotransferase class I/II-fold pyridoxal phosphate-dependent enzyme translates to MILNEQTTGSTKTMNSYLSPLVQQIPPSGIRKFFDLVGDNKDIITLGVGEPDFITPWHMREACVYSLERGMTSYTSNAGMPQLREALSEYLDTQFHTKYDPKNEIIVTVGGSEAIDLALRALIVPGDEILIPEPSYVAYSPIASIGGGVPVGIETYAKDQFKLTAEALEAKITPKSKVVILCYPSNPTGAIMTHEDWLPIAEVIKKHDLIVIADEIYAELTYNQKHVSFAAVPDMKDRTILVSGFSKAFAMTGWRIGYMCGHPELISAMLKIHQYTVMCAPAMGQVAALEALRNGMAEKDRMVESYNQRRRLIVQGFRDIGLDCHEPQGAFYAFPSIQKTGLSSDVFAERLLTENKVAAVPGNVFGPQGEGFLRCSYATSVAQLNEALDRIGNFVHKVLKEG
- a CDS encoding aspartyl-phosphate phosphatase Spo0E family protein, producing the protein MFCVEYDLPTNRGHYLAEGDHGDRWSVNPEHASLHNVSLEEEIHMLRCKMEQLFLEEKSFTSDIVIEISSLLDLKINEYYMKQKPTKGK
- a CDS encoding bifunctional adenosylcobinamide kinase/adenosylcobinamide-phosphate guanylyltransferase; its protein translation is MLITVTGGVGSGKTRFALDYAARISREGIYLSTGDHDPVNPELPSAHYRAISAVKGPQLAQVIDQINRESNLYLADQRILIVDSLTAWMAASFDVCDNLNEQRNDTQKLLGALLSYQGKLLVITNEMHASLQPSEKERVFAARMASVNRMLQSHSDRMFMLVSGLAIDLKSHALRYE
- a CDS encoding DedA family protein; its protein translation is MQNWITDFMEQYGYIGIALIIALENVFPPIPSEIILPFGGFMTTYTGLTLPGVIIAATIGSVLGAIILYGIGLLIDVERLEKIVDRWGHILRIKKEDIHRVDAWFDKYGIWTVLFCRMVPLVRSLISIPAGMSNMKFGLFILFTTIGTLVWNIILVSVGAALGASWESILEFMDVYSLVVYVIVAIAAIIFVIWWIKRIKSRK
- a CDS encoding cob(I)yrinic acid a,c-diamide adenosyltransferase, coding for MGIYTRTGDEGQTSVIGGRVVKDDDRVEAYGTIDELNCFVGQAISLIDDAKGSFEDLKEQLSEIQQELFDCGSDLAFVNITENRYKVKDDKVARLEQWIDLFDTENPKVERFIIPGGTLLSSALHVCRTVCRRAERRAVTLGQHTDINPSVRRYLNRLSDYFFVVARTANARQQVQDVEYVRSKKVFRRKEAKSEE
- a CDS encoding RluA family pseudouridine synthase, producing the protein MNGYYTPITYTVSEQEEGWLLKTVLQRRLHVSRKLLSRLKLTEHGIMLNGERVYISVKVAAGDLVEIRMEQEESDDILPEELPFSILYEDEHLLIVNKDAGIIVHPTHGHYTGTLANGVVHYWKAKGERVRFRPVHRLDQETSGVLAIAKNPYVHQHVSEQMIAGTVDKRYIAFVHGSPTPEEGTIDGPIDRDPEEPHRRIVTSDGYPARTLYKTLAKWDGGTASEVSLKLESGRTHQIRVHMTSIHCPLIGDSMYQTLPDAGIDARTVALRAERDGWIDRQALHACELSFEHPILRKRMTFHAPLPADLQDLKQRLQQENENTEEQES
- a CDS encoding arsenate reductase family protein; amino-acid sequence: MSRLKVYQYAKCGTCRKAVKWLEGKGHELALVPIFDAPPSEAELKQFIELSGLEVKKFFNTSGEVYKEQQLKDKLPGMSTDEQIRLLASNGRLIKRPIVTDGTKVTVGFKEETFEQVWS